In Flavobacterium endoglycinae, one DNA window encodes the following:
- the pfkA gene encoding 6-phosphofructokinase — MSKTIKKVGVLTSGGDSPGMNAAIRSVVRTCAFHNIECIGIYRGYQGMIEGDFKEMGPRSVNNIVNKGGTILKSARSVDFRTPEGRKKAHENLLKAGVDALVVIGGDGSFTGGLIFNSEYDFPVMGIPGTIDNDIYGTSFTLGYDTALNTVVDCIDKIRDTASSHNRLFFVEVMGRDAGHIALNAGIGAGAEEILIPEEDLGLDRLLDSLQKSKASGKSSSIVVIAEGDKIGKNVFELKDYVEANLPEYDVRVSVLGHMQRGGSPSCFDRVLASRLGVKAVESLLEGKSNYMVGLKEDKVVLTPLEQAIKGKSEIDRELLRVSDIMST; from the coding sequence ATGTCAAAAACAATAAAAAAAGTAGGTGTTCTAACCTCAGGGGGAGATTCACCTGGAATGAATGCTGCCATACGATCTGTTGTTCGAACATGTGCTTTTCATAATATAGAATGCATAGGGATTTATAGAGGGTATCAAGGAATGATCGAAGGAGATTTCAAAGAAATGGGCCCTCGAAGCGTTAATAACATTGTAAACAAAGGAGGAACGATTTTAAAATCGGCTCGTTCAGTTGATTTCAGAACACCTGAAGGTAGAAAGAAAGCGCACGAAAACCTTTTAAAAGCTGGAGTGGATGCTTTGGTTGTAATTGGTGGTGACGGAAGTTTTACTGGAGGTTTAATTTTTAACTCTGAATATGATTTTCCTGTAATGGGAATTCCTGGTACAATCGATAATGATATTTATGGTACAAGTTTTACTTTAGGTTACGACACTGCTTTAAATACTGTTGTTGACTGTATTGATAAAATTAGAGACACTGCAAGTTCTCATAACCGTTTATTCTTTGTAGAGGTAATGGGTAGAGATGCAGGTCATATCGCTCTTAATGCCGGAATTGGTGCAGGAGCAGAAGAAATCCTTATTCCTGAAGAAGATTTAGGATTAGACAGATTGTTAGACTCTCTTCAAAAAAGTAAAGCTTCAGGAAAATCATCAAGTATTGTAGTGATTGCTGAAGGAGATAAAATTGGTAAAAATGTATTCGAATTAAAAGATTATGTTGAAGCTAATTTACCTGAGTACGATGTAAGAGTTTCAGTATTAGGACATATGCAGAGAGGTGGTTCTCCATCTTGCTTCGACCGTGTACTGGCAAGCCGTTTAGGAGTAAAAGCAGTTGAGTCTTTATTAGAAGGAAAATCAAACTATATGGTTGGTTTAAAAGAAGATAAAGTAGTTTTAACTCCATTAGAACAAGCTATTAAAGGAAAATCAGAAATTGATAGAGAATTATTAAGAGTGTCAGACATCATGTCTACATAA
- a CDS encoding MlaD family protein yields the protein MKVTREIKTAVLVIASILLFIWGYSFLKGRDLFTNYKVLYVQYDNVEELSSSAPVTLNGLGIGKVSKITIDENTGKLSVELQIKTDFPISKTSTAALYSPSLIGGKQIKIIPNLADKELAEDGQVLQSAVELGLTESLGGKIEPLQVKLDKMLLNIDVLVTGLNNTLDKNTQENLKKTIAELSQTMEQFHRASGSLNNILDTNKGQINGVVSNFNKMSNNFNKISDSLNKADLGKTVRNLNQTLAKVDGLMANLNSGKGTAGKLLNDDALYNNLAKTSKELELLLQDVRLYPTRYVNVSLFGKKNKPYVAPKEETNSTDKK from the coding sequence TTGAAAGTAACAAGAGAAATTAAAACGGCTGTATTAGTCATCGCGTCAATTTTATTATTTATTTGGGGCTACAGTTTTTTAAAAGGCAGAGACCTTTTTACGAATTATAAAGTATTATATGTTCAATATGATAATGTTGAAGAACTTTCATCTTCAGCTCCGGTAACTTTAAACGGACTTGGAATTGGAAAAGTAAGCAAGATTACAATTGATGAAAACACAGGAAAACTATCTGTTGAACTTCAGATTAAAACTGATTTTCCAATTTCTAAAACAAGTACAGCAGCATTATATTCTCCAAGCTTGATTGGAGGAAAGCAAATCAAAATTATTCCAAATCTTGCTGATAAAGAACTTGCAGAAGACGGACAAGTATTACAGTCTGCTGTAGAGCTGGGACTTACTGAATCTTTAGGAGGAAAGATCGAACCGCTGCAGGTTAAACTGGATAAAATGCTTTTAAATATTGATGTGCTGGTTACGGGCCTAAACAATACTTTAGACAAAAACACACAAGAAAATTTAAAGAAAACTATTGCTGAATTGAGTCAGACAATGGAACAGTTTCACAGAGCATCGGGAAGTCTTAATAACATCTTAGATACGAATAAAGGGCAGATTAATGGAGTTGTGAGTAACTTCAATAAAATGTCAAATAACTTCAATAAAATATCTGATTCTTTAAATAAAGCTGATTTAGGAAAAACAGTACGTAACCTAAACCAAACTTTAGCTAAAGTGGATGGATTAATGGCTAATTTGAATTCAGGAAAAGGAACAGCTGGTAAATTATTAAATGACGATGCATTATATAATAACTTGGCTAAAACTTCTAAAGAACTTGAATTGCTATTACAAGACGTACGTCTTTACCCGACACGTTATGTAAACGTTTCGCTTTTCGGAAAGAAAAACAAACCTTACGTAGCACCAAAAGAAGAAACAAATTCAACGGATAAAAAATAG
- a CDS encoding methylglyoxal synthase, translated as MEIAIIAHDGKKADLIEFLIKNADILHNEKIKLIGTGTTGGKAEAAGFKTQRMLSGPLGGDAQIAGRVAEGITNMVFFFKDPLSSHPHEADINMLIRVCDVHNVPLATNEATAQLLLDAIAQQL; from the coding sequence ATGGAAATTGCAATTATAGCTCATGACGGTAAAAAAGCAGATTTAATAGAGTTTTTAATTAAAAATGCTGATATTCTTCATAATGAGAAAATCAAACTAATTGGTACCGGAACAACCGGAGGAAAAGCCGAAGCTGCCGGATTTAAAACGCAAAGAATGCTTTCGGGTCCATTAGGAGGTGATGCGCAGATTGCAGGAAGAGTAGCAGAAGGAATTACTAATATGGTTTTCTTTTTTAAAGATCCTTTATCAAGTCATCCGCATGAAGCAGATATTAATATGCTGATTCGTGTGTGTGATGTACATAATGTGCCGCTGGCCACGAATGAAGCAACGGCACAATTATTATTAGATGCTATTGCACAGCAATTATAG
- a CDS encoding N-acetylglucosamine kinase, with the protein MKLIVDSGSTKADWIAIDDNGKVLFTTQTLGLNPEILDGPEIITRLNDRFDILQNKKNATHLFFYGAGCGTDRMKEYLKQVFQEYFSNAIVDVQEDTYAAVYATTPKGEEAIVSILGTGSNCSYFDGKVLHQKVQSLGYIVMDDCSGNVFGKELIRKYYFNKMPKELAVELEKEYDVDPDFIKNKLYKEPNPNAYLATYAKFLIKHKDTDFCRKIIFKGMKSFVKNYIKQFDNCKEVPVHFVGSIAFYLKDELQETFDKYELKLGNVLRRPIDGLIAYHVANQ; encoded by the coding sequence ATGAAATTAATAGTTGATAGTGGGTCTACTAAAGCCGATTGGATTGCAATAGATGATAATGGAAAAGTATTATTCACGACACAAACATTAGGATTAAATCCTGAAATACTTGACGGTCCTGAAATCATTACAAGATTAAATGATCGTTTTGATATTTTACAAAATAAAAAAAATGCTACTCACTTATTCTTTTACGGAGCTGGATGTGGAACAGACAGAATGAAAGAATATTTGAAACAAGTTTTTCAAGAATATTTCTCTAACGCAATTGTAGACGTTCAAGAAGATACTTATGCAGCGGTTTATGCTACGACTCCAAAAGGAGAAGAAGCTATTGTTTCGATTCTTGGAACAGGTTCTAACTGTAGTTATTTTGATGGAAAAGTATTGCATCAAAAAGTTCAATCATTAGGATATATCGTAATGGACGACTGCAGCGGAAATGTTTTCGGAAAAGAATTGATTAGAAAATATTACTTTAATAAAATGCCTAAGGAATTAGCTGTTGAACTTGAAAAAGAATACGACGTTGATCCAGATTTTATTAAAAATAAGCTTTACAAAGAGCCAAATCCAAACGCGTATTTAGCAACTTACGCTAAGTTTTTAATCAAACATAAAGACACAGATTTCTGCAGAAAAATTATTTTCAAAGGAATGAAGTCTTTCGTTAAAAACTACATCAAACAGTTTGATAACTGTAAAGAAGTTCCTGTTCACTTTGTAGGTTCTATTGCATTCTATTTAAAAGATGAATTACAAGAAACTTTTGATAAATACGAGCTTAAATTAGGAAATGTTTTAAGAAGACCAATCGACGGTTTAATTGCGTACCATGTTGCTAACCAATAG
- a CDS encoding N-acetylmuramoyl-L-alanine amidase family protein: protein MNKLNKIKVIFAFFLTISSFFAYSQSNVFKVTLDAGHGDHDFGAVYSGRIEKNIALAIVLKVGKILEQSPNVNVIYTRKTDVFVDLVERANIANRANSNIFVSIHCNANKNTAADGTETYVMGLSKVASNLEAAKKENSVITLEKDYKRKYEGFDPNSPESMIGMTLMQEEYLDNSISLASKIEDNFERLGKKIRHGGVKQAPFMVLHKAYMPRVLVETGFVSNPTEGNILNSDEGQDDIAKAIAEAILSYKREYFGSGAQEVVEAKPVKDTSTPKKVTPPPTKNTPKGTFFKVQLIASIKNTPLEPKNFKGLKNVTMVFENNMYKYFYQETSNYEAAKKYLEEAKDKGYGAAFLVATKDGEKISIQDAIK from the coding sequence ATGAATAAACTAAACAAAATTAAAGTAATCTTTGCTTTTTTTCTAACTATATCGTCATTTTTTGCTTACAGTCAATCAAATGTTTTTAAGGTTACGCTCGATGCGGGACACGGTGATCACGATTTTGGAGCAGTTTACAGTGGCCGGATTGAGAAAAACATTGCTTTAGCTATTGTTTTAAAAGTCGGGAAAATATTAGAGCAGAGTCCTAATGTTAATGTTATCTATACTCGTAAAACCGATGTTTTTGTCGATTTAGTAGAAAGAGCTAATATTGCTAATAGAGCCAACTCAAATATTTTCGTTTCAATTCATTGTAATGCCAATAAAAATACTGCAGCAGACGGAACAGAAACATATGTAATGGGTTTGAGTAAAGTTGCATCGAATCTTGAAGCGGCGAAAAAAGAAAACTCGGTAATTACATTAGAGAAGGATTATAAACGTAAATATGAAGGTTTTGATCCGAATTCACCGGAATCAATGATTGGAATGACATTAATGCAGGAAGAATATCTAGACAACAGTATCTCTTTAGCAAGTAAAATTGAGGATAACTTTGAAAGATTAGGCAAAAAAATCCGCCATGGTGGTGTAAAACAAGCACCTTTCATGGTTCTGCACAAAGCGTATATGCCAAGAGTTCTGGTAGAAACCGGTTTCGTTTCAAATCCAACAGAAGGAAATATATTAAATTCAGACGAAGGTCAGGATGATATTGCAAAAGCAATCGCAGAAGCTATTTTAAGTTACAAAAGAGAATATTTCGGTTCTGGCGCACAAGAAGTAGTGGAAGCAAAACCAGTAAAAGACACTTCTACACCAAAAAAGGTAACACCACCACCGACAAAAAATACACCTAAAGGAACTTTTTTTAAAGTTCAGTTGATTGCTAGTATTAAAAATACGCCATTAGAACCTAAAAATTTTAAAGGTTTGAAAAACGTAACAATGGTTTTTGAAAACAATATGTATAAATATTTCTACCAAGAAACTTCAAATTATGAAGCTGCTAAAAAATATTTGGAAGAGGCTAAGGATAAGGGATATGGAGCCGCTTTTTTAGTAGCAACTAAAGATGGAGAAAAGATTAGTATTCAGGACGCGATTAAATAA
- a CDS encoding (Fe-S)-binding protein: MSESLVVPTMAEMLAEGKQPEVLFWVGCAGSFDDRAKKITKAFVRILNRTNVSFAVLGTEESCTGDPAKRAGNEFLFQMQAMMNIEVLNAYEAKKIVTACPHCFNTLKNEYPELGGNYEVIHHTEFLKSLIDEGRLTVEGGQFKGKKITFHDPCYLGRANKVYEAPRDLIQKLDVELVEMKRSKANGLCCGAGGAQMFKDAEPGNKEVNVLRTEDALETKPDIIAAGCPFCNTMLTDGIKHAHKEGEVKVMDVAELIANAQDL; this comes from the coding sequence ATGTCAGAAAGTTTAGTAGTGCCAACAATGGCAGAAATGCTGGCCGAAGGAAAACAACCAGAGGTTTTATTCTGGGTAGGTTGCGCAGGAAGTTTTGATGATAGAGCAAAAAAAATTACTAAAGCATTTGTGCGTATTTTAAATCGTACGAATGTTTCTTTTGCAGTTTTAGGTACAGAAGAGAGTTGTACTGGCGATCCTGCAAAAAGAGCTGGAAATGAATTTTTGTTCCAAATGCAGGCTATGATGAATATTGAGGTTCTAAATGCTTATGAAGCAAAAAAAATCGTAACCGCTTGTCCGCATTGTTTTAATACTTTAAAAAATGAATATCCTGAATTAGGAGGAAATTACGAAGTTATTCATCATACTGAATTCTTGAAATCATTAATTGATGAAGGAAGATTAACAGTGGAAGGCGGACAATTTAAAGGTAAAAAAATCACTTTCCACGATCCTTGCTATTTAGGAAGAGCGAATAAAGTATACGAAGCTCCAAGAGATTTAATCCAGAAATTAGACGTTGAATTGGTTGAAATGAAACGTTCTAAAGCAAACGGATTATGTTGTGGTGCTGGTGGAGCGCAGATGTTTAAAGACGCGGAACCAGGGAACAAAGAGGTGAATGTTTTACGTACAGAAGATGCTTTAGAAACGAAACCGGATATTATTGCAGCGGGTTGTCCTTTCTGTAATACCATGCTGACTGATGGAATTAAACATGCACACAAAGAAGGCGAAGTAAAGGTAATGGATGTGGCAGAGCTAATTGCGAATGCGCAGGATTTATAA
- a CDS encoding Rid family detoxifying hydrolase → MKKIIFTEKAPAPIGPYNQAVLSGNTLYASGQIAINPTSGELVTDNINDETKQVMENIAAILEAADMTFENVVKATIFIMDMNNFGAINTIYGSYFNEKTAPARETVQVACLPKNVNVEISIIAVQ, encoded by the coding sequence ATGAAAAAAATAATCTTTACAGAGAAGGCTCCAGCTCCAATTGGACCTTATAATCAGGCTGTATTATCTGGAAATACACTTTATGCTTCTGGCCAGATTGCTATAAATCCGACTTCAGGCGAACTTGTAACTGACAACATCAACGATGAAACGAAGCAGGTAATGGAAAACATCGCTGCTATTCTTGAGGCTGCAGATATGACTTTTGAAAATGTGGTTAAAGCTACAATCTTCATTATGGATATGAACAATTTTGGAGCGATCAATACGATTTATGGTTCATATTTTAACGAAAAAACCGCTCCAGCACGTGAAACGGTTCAAGTGGCATGTCTGCCTAAGAATGTAAATGTTGAGATTTCTATAATTGCTGTGCAATAG
- the gap gene encoding type I glyceraldehyde-3-phosphate dehydrogenase yields the protein MSKVKLGINGFGRIGRIVFRESFNRDNVEVVAINDLLDVDHLAYLLKYDSVHGRFNGTVEVKEGKLYVNGRNIRITAERNPADLKWNEVDVDVVAECTGIFTTIETASEHLKGGAKKVIISAPSADAPMFVMGVNHETAKASDLVVSNASCTTNCLAPLAKVIHDNFEIVEGLMTTVHATTSTQMTADGPSRKDWRGGRAAAINIIPSSTGAAKAVGKVIPSLNGKLTGMSFRVPTADVSVVDLTVKVAKETSYEEIMAVLKKSSETDLKGILGFTEDAVVSQDFISDKRTSIIDATAGIGLNSTFFKLVSWYDNEYGYSSKLIDLSVHIAGLK from the coding sequence ATGTCAAAAGTAAAATTAGGAATAAACGGATTTGGACGTATCGGAAGAATCGTTTTTAGAGAGTCTTTTAATAGAGATAATGTAGAAGTAGTAGCGATCAACGATTTATTAGATGTAGATCACTTAGCTTACTTATTAAAATATGATTCAGTTCACGGTCGTTTCAACGGAACTGTAGAAGTTAAAGAAGGAAAATTGTATGTAAACGGAAGAAATATCCGTATTACTGCAGAAAGAAATCCTGCTGACTTAAAATGGAACGAAGTTGATGTAGATGTAGTAGCTGAATGTACTGGTATCTTCACAACTATCGAAACTGCAAGCGAGCACTTAAAAGGAGGAGCAAAAAAAGTTATCATCTCTGCTCCATCTGCTGATGCTCCAATGTTTGTAATGGGAGTTAACCACGAAACTGCAAAAGCTTCTGATTTAGTTGTTTCTAACGCTTCTTGTACTACAAACTGTTTAGCTCCTTTAGCTAAAGTTATCCACGATAATTTCGAAATCGTTGAAGGTTTAATGACAACAGTACACGCAACAACTTCAACTCAAATGACAGCTGACGGACCTTCTAGAAAAGACTGGAGAGGTGGACGTGCTGCTGCAATCAACATCATTCCTTCTTCAACAGGTGCTGCTAAAGCGGTTGGAAAAGTTATTCCATCTTTAAATGGAAAATTAACTGGAATGTCTTTCCGTGTTCCTACTGCTGACGTTTCTGTAGTTGACTTAACTGTAAAAGTGGCTAAAGAAACTTCATACGAAGAAATTATGGCAGTATTGAAAAAATCATCTGAAACAGACTTAAAAGGTATCTTAGGATTTACTGAAGATGCAGTTGTTTCTCAAGATTTCATTTCTGACAAAAGAACTTCTATCATCGATGCTACTGCAGGAATTGGTTTGAATTCAACTTTCTTCAAATTAGTATCTTGGTACGATAATGAGTACGGATACTCAAGCAAATTGATCGATTTATCTGTTCATATCGCAGGTTTAAAATAA
- a CDS encoding (Fe-S)-binding protein encodes MSYLDNILFAILLIAGFGFFAASVKKIIRNIKLGVDVDRKDNPKARWKNMALIALGQSKMVKRPVAGILHIFVYVGFIIINIELLEIIIDGLFGTHRIFAPYLGIIYDVLIASFEILAILVIVAVVTFWIRRNVIRLKRFINSDLNGFPKSDANYILYFETVLMILFLLMNASDLHLQNVPGGYSHFHQAGTFPVSQFIAPIFNGMSNDLVGLLYEAFWWLHITGILVFMNYLYFSKHLHILLAFPNTYFANLKPEGQFDNLASVTKEVKLMMDPNADPFAAAPADENANPAKFGASDVQDLNWVQLLNAYTCTECGRCTSACPANQTGKKLSPRKIMMDTRDRLTEVGKNIDANKGTFVPDNKTLLNDYITPEELWACTSCNACVEECPVNISPLSIIMDMRRYLVMEQSAAPMSLNAMMTNIENNGAPWQYSQQDRLNWKNEN; translated from the coding sequence ATGAGTTATTTAGATAATATTTTATTTGCTATACTTCTTATAGCTGGTTTCGGTTTTTTTGCAGCGAGCGTAAAAAAAATCATCCGAAATATAAAGTTGGGAGTTGATGTAGATCGAAAAGATAATCCTAAAGCTCGTTGGAAAAATATGGCTTTGATTGCCCTTGGACAGTCAAAAATGGTAAAACGTCCTGTGGCGGGGATACTTCACATATTTGTGTATGTAGGTTTTATCATTATTAATATCGAATTACTCGAAATCATTATTGACGGGTTATTTGGAACACACCGAATTTTTGCACCTTATTTAGGTATTATTTACGATGTTTTAATTGCTTCATTTGAAATTTTAGCTATTCTGGTTATCGTTGCTGTAGTGACTTTCTGGATTAGAAGAAATGTAATTCGATTAAAACGTTTTATAAATTCAGACTTAAACGGATTCCCTAAAAGCGATGCGAACTACATTTTGTATTTCGAAACCGTTTTAATGATTCTGTTTTTATTAATGAATGCTTCAGATCTGCATTTGCAGAATGTTCCAGGAGGATATTCTCATTTTCATCAAGCAGGAACTTTTCCTGTAAGCCAATTTATTGCACCAATCTTTAATGGAATGTCAAATGATTTGGTCGGGCTTTTATACGAAGCTTTCTGGTGGTTGCACATTACGGGTATTTTAGTTTTTATGAACTATTTATACTTCTCAAAACACCTGCATATTCTATTGGCTTTTCCAAATACATATTTTGCAAACCTAAAACCAGAAGGGCAGTTTGATAATTTAGCATCAGTTACAAAAGAGGTAAAACTAATGATGGATCCAAATGCTGATCCGTTTGCAGCAGCTCCAGCTGATGAAAATGCAAATCCGGCCAAATTTGGTGCAAGCGATGTTCAGGATTTAAACTGGGTGCAGTTGTTAAACGCATACACTTGTACAGAATGCGGACGTTGTACTTCGGCTTGTCCAGCTAATCAAACTGGTAAAAAATTGTCTCCACGTAAAATTATGATGGATACTAGAGATCGTTTGACTGAAGTTGGAAAAAATATTGATGCCAATAAAGGAACATTCGTACCTGATAATAAAACGTTGTTAAACGATTATATCACACCAGAAGAATTATGGGCTTGTACATCTTGTAATGCTTGTGTAGAAGAATGTCCAGTAAATATTAGTCCGTTATCTATCATTATGGATATGCGTCGTTATTTGGTGATGGAACAAAGTGCTGCTCCAATGTCACTAAACGCCATGATGACCAATATTGAAAATAACGGTGCGCCTTGGCAGTACAGCCAACAGGATCGTTTAAATTGGAAAAACGAGAATTAA
- a CDS encoding putative LPS assembly protein LptD, which translates to MIIFAKKLYVSLTCQKTSHNFTKIVFKPLHTNLFNIVLISFFLSIGCGNLYSQEIKSKKKPLPSGKQTDKPEIIPNDTIKLDTVRATKTFLDGKVRYKAKDYAKIDQKKKLITLYNEGELYYKDVELKSGIIVLNYEKDEVYAGRIKDSSGVLVQYPNFKQGTSEVQPDSIRFNFKTKKALIYNSRTKQGELNIKAAVTKKENDSVYFLKGARITTAQDIDNPEYYFLTSKIKFIPGKKIVTGLTQMIIADVPTPLALPYGYFPLSQERSVSGIIIPSYNDSNTRGFSLQNGGYYFALSDNYDLTVLGDYYTNGSYAMRFESSYAERYKYRGNVNIRFENLISSERGYPDYSKQNIYNIQWSHSKDTKSNPNSSFSASVNMGSSKYFKRSINQANIGSNLNNTLSSSISYNKTFNTIPGSRISLSATHQQNTQTEEITMTLPNFQGSIDRVYPFVGKNGVKKGFFKNINLQYNVTGKNNFKTTDSLFFKPQMFRDAQIGMQHTIPISTNFKIFKYFSAGASTNYQETWVTKTIDKNYDDAKGQVVDKTVNGFDSYRTYNFSTNLGTTIYGTFNFGADKKIQSIRHVMRPSITYSYTPSFERYYDHYTVDAAGRISTDEYSRFANGIYGAPGKDNSSIVGFTLSNTFEAKVRDSDSTKTEPKKIMLLNNLNFNTSYNFNANGKETLAWQPIVVSGGTQFFDNKLNMNFGAVLNPYAIDNAGNVINKFNIDNGGSLFRMTSANVTMNYSFSNKGTGKEKNAQSQRNGGRNDDLFGTNTDLNDSRNSQFANEPERDDDVISEFFSAKIPWDMTMAYSLTYSNAARENKITGNSIMISINTDITPKWKGGVSTGYDFVQKGVTFTQFRFERDLLSWRMAFNYQPLGTNSNWNFFIGIKSGMLSDIKWNKRSVSNR; encoded by the coding sequence TTGATTATTTTTGCCAAAAAATTATATGTAAGTTTGACATGTCAAAAAACAAGCCATAATTTTACAAAAATAGTATTTAAACCTTTGCATACAAACTTATTTAATATCGTTTTAATATCATTTTTCCTATCTATAGGATGTGGTAATTTATATTCGCAAGAGATAAAATCTAAAAAAAAGCCTTTACCTTCTGGAAAACAAACAGATAAACCTGAAATAATTCCAAATGATACTATAAAGCTTGACACCGTAAGGGCTACCAAGACTTTTTTGGATGGGAAAGTAAGATACAAGGCCAAAGATTATGCAAAAATCGACCAGAAGAAAAAATTAATCACTCTTTATAATGAGGGTGAATTATATTATAAAGATGTTGAGTTAAAATCGGGTATCATTGTTCTAAATTACGAAAAAGACGAAGTATATGCTGGAAGAATAAAAGATTCTTCAGGAGTTCTAGTCCAATATCCTAATTTCAAGCAAGGTACAAGTGAAGTCCAGCCAGATTCGATTCGTTTTAACTTTAAAACCAAGAAAGCTTTAATCTACAATTCAAGAACCAAACAGGGAGAATTAAACATTAAAGCTGCTGTTACAAAAAAGGAAAATGATTCTGTTTACTTCTTAAAAGGCGCCAGAATTACAACTGCACAAGATATTGACAATCCCGAATACTATTTTCTAACGAGCAAAATCAAATTTATACCTGGAAAAAAAATCGTTACTGGTTTAACCCAGATGATTATTGCTGATGTACCTACTCCACTGGCTTTACCGTATGGTTATTTTCCATTAAGCCAGGAAAGAAGCGTTTCGGGTATTATTATCCCAAGTTATAATGACTCCAATACAAGAGGTTTCTCGTTACAAAATGGAGGATATTATTTTGCCTTGAGCGATAATTACGATTTAACGGTTTTAGGAGATTATTACACGAATGGTAGTTATGCCATGCGTTTTGAATCGTCTTATGCCGAACGGTATAAGTATCGTGGAAATGTGAATATTCGTTTTGAGAACTTAATCAGCAGTGAACGAGGTTATCCTGATTATTCAAAACAAAACATTTATAACATTCAGTGGTCGCATTCTAAGGATACAAAATCGAACCCAAATTCAAGCTTCTCTGCTTCTGTGAACATGGGTAGTAGTAAGTACTTTAAGCGTTCGATTAATCAGGCCAATATTGGCTCCAATCTGAACAATACTTTGAGTTCTTCTATTTCGTACAACAAAACATTTAATACCATTCCAGGATCTCGTATTTCACTTTCTGCAACACACCAGCAGAATACGCAGACAGAAGAAATCACGATGACGTTACCTAACTTTCAGGGAAGTATTGACCGTGTTTACCCATTTGTTGGCAAAAACGGCGTTAAAAAAGGTTTTTTCAAAAACATCAACTTACAATATAACGTAACGGGAAAAAATAATTTTAAAACTACTGATTCGCTTTTTTTCAAGCCTCAGATGTTTAGAGATGCTCAAATTGGAATGCAGCATACTATTCCAATCAGTACCAATTTTAAAATCTTTAAATATTTTAGTGCTGGAGCTTCTACAAACTATCAAGAAACTTGGGTAACCAAAACGATTGATAAAAATTACGACGATGCCAAAGGTCAAGTGGTTGACAAAACGGTTAATGGTTTTGATTCATACAGAACATACAACTTCAGCACGAACTTAGGAACTACTATTTATGGTACGTTCAATTTTGGAGCAGATAAAAAAATCCAGTCTATTCGTCACGTCATGAGACCAAGTATTACGTATTCGTATACACCAAGTTTCGAAAGGTATTACGATCATTATACGGTAGATGCTGCAGGAAGAATTTCTACAGATGAATACAGCCGTTTTGCAAATGGAATTTACGGTGCACCAGGAAAAGATAATTCAAGTATTGTTGGTTTTACACTGAGCAACACTTTTGAAGCAAAAGTAAGAGACAGTGACAGCACAAAAACGGAACCAAAGAAGATTATGCTGTTAAACAACTTAAACTTCAATACAAGCTATAATTTTAATGCAAACGGTAAAGAAACTCTAGCTTGGCAGCCAATCGTAGTAAGTGGTGGAACACAGTTTTTTGACAATAAACTAAACATGAACTTCGGGGCAGTTTTAAACCCGTATGCGATTGATAATGCTGGAAACGTAATCAACAAGTTCAACATCGACAATGGCGGAAGTTTATTTAGAATGACGAGTGCAAACGTTACGATGAATTATTCGTTTTCGAATAAGGGAACCGGAAAGGAAAAAAATGCGCAGAGTCAGCGAAATGGTGGTCGTAATGACGACTTATTCGGAACAAATACTGACCTAAATGACAGCCGAAACAGCCAATTTGCAAATGAACCAGAAAGAGACGATGATGTTATCAGCGAATTTTTCAGTGCAAAAATACCATGGGATATGACTATGGCGTATTCGTTGACGTATTCGAACGCGGCCAGAGAAAATAAGATTACCGGAAACTCCATCATGATTTCTATCAACACTGATATTACGCCTAAATGGAAAGGTGGTGTATCTACAGGATATGATTTCGTACAAAAAGGAGTTACTTTTACTCAGTTCCGTTTTGAAAGAGATTTATTAAGCTGGAGAATGGCTTTTAACTATCAGCCGCTTGGAACAAATTCTAACTGGAACTTCTTTATTGGAATTAAATCTGGAATGTTGAGCGACATTAAATGGAATAAAAGAAGTGTCTCAAACCGATAA